From the Arthrobacter sp. PM3 genome, one window contains:
- a CDS encoding alanine racemase, giving the protein MSELITSQEGTGNGAAPSGTGAAYPQLRLNTAALENNIRVMANWCRDRGVELAPHVKTTMSAPIIERQLAAGAVGVTVATVDQVKSALTWGHSRVLVANEIVDGYGLRRLRGWLEDDPNREIRCFVDSAAGVAAAAAAFDGAAAALEVLIDVGTPGGRTGVRSLDEGLVLARTVHATPGLKLVGVAGYEGVVPNSRAEDTVTAVDRHCRLVRDLYIEASGFFETSAPVYSMGGSAFPDRVVEFLPDPGRVPGTRNVLRSGCYVTHDHGTYAAVSPIPGLIPALSVRAVVLSTPEPGLAVVGAGKRDLPYDAGLPAFLSARTADGAVKDGASAQVRTLFDHHAVLAGATGLDVTDTVDFGISHPCSAFDRWPDYVVTDGDGHDIDVWGTDFHRSSLAGKRRA; this is encoded by the coding sequence GTGAGCGAGCTGATCACGAGCCAGGAAGGGACCGGCAATGGCGCGGCACCGTCCGGGACCGGCGCGGCGTATCCGCAGTTGCGGCTCAACACGGCGGCCCTGGAGAATAACATCCGGGTCATGGCGAACTGGTGCCGGGACCGGGGCGTTGAGCTGGCCCCGCACGTCAAGACCACGATGTCGGCGCCGATCATTGAACGGCAGCTGGCGGCCGGCGCGGTCGGCGTCACCGTCGCCACCGTGGACCAGGTCAAGTCGGCCCTGACCTGGGGACACAGCCGGGTCCTCGTCGCCAACGAGATCGTCGACGGGTACGGCCTGCGGCGCCTCCGCGGCTGGCTGGAGGACGATCCGAACCGGGAAATCCGGTGCTTCGTCGATTCCGCCGCCGGCGTCGCAGCGGCGGCCGCAGCATTCGACGGCGCCGCGGCCGCCCTCGAGGTGCTGATCGATGTCGGGACGCCCGGCGGGCGCACCGGGGTCCGCAGCCTGGACGAAGGCCTGGTCCTGGCCCGGACGGTCCATGCCACACCGGGCCTGAAGCTGGTGGGCGTCGCCGGTTATGAAGGCGTGGTGCCCAACAGCCGGGCGGAGGACACGGTCACGGCGGTTGACCGGCACTGCCGGCTGGTGCGCGACCTGTACATCGAAGCGTCAGGCTTCTTCGAGACCTCCGCCCCCGTCTATTCCATGGGCGGGTCCGCGTTCCCGGACCGGGTGGTGGAGTTCCTTCCCGACCCCGGCAGGGTGCCGGGAACCAGGAATGTCCTCCGTTCCGGGTGCTACGTCACGCACGACCACGGGACGTACGCCGCTGTGAGCCCCATTCCCGGACTGATCCCGGCGCTGTCCGTCCGCGCCGTCGTCCTGTCCACGCCCGAACCGGGGCTCGCCGTCGTCGGTGCCGGCAAGCGAGACCTTCCCTACGACGCCGGACTGCCCGCCTTCCTGTCGGCCCGGACGGCGGACGGCGCCGTCAAGGACGGCGCATCCGCACAGGTGCGGACTCTCTTCGATCACCACGCGGTGCTGGCCGGGGCGACCGGCCTGGACGTCACCGACACAGTCGATTTCGGGATCTCCCACCCCTGCTCGGCGTTCGACCGCTGGCCCGACTACGTCGTCACCGACGGCGACGGGCACGACATTGACGTGTGGGGCACCGACTTCCACCGGTCATCCCTGGCAGGGAAGCGGCGTGCTTGA
- a CDS encoding GAP family protein: MLELVAELVPQAIGVAASPLPLIAVLLMVLSPDGRGRSTAFAAGRVLGVLTAVLAVAALSEFVTQASGGTRAGAVIRLVLGAALIVLAVAKLRSRPKDAAEPKTPGWMQALDSMPPAKALKTGFMVTVVNPEELIFAIAAGVVIGSATVPPGMVAAAVLVYTAIATGTVVVPVVAYLLGGAQVRDVLEPVRTWLVRYYNIIIAAVLAIIGAVMIGKGLAGL, encoded by the coding sequence GTGCTTGAACTGGTCGCGGAACTGGTGCCGCAGGCCATTGGCGTGGCGGCCAGCCCGCTCCCGCTGATCGCGGTGCTCCTGATGGTCCTGTCCCCGGACGGCCGGGGCAGGAGTACCGCCTTCGCCGCCGGCCGGGTCCTCGGGGTCCTGACCGCAGTGCTTGCGGTGGCCGCCCTGTCCGAATTTGTCACCCAAGCCTCGGGCGGGACGCGCGCGGGCGCCGTCATTCGCCTCGTGCTGGGTGCAGCGTTGATCGTCCTGGCCGTCGCCAAGCTCCGATCGCGACCAAAGGATGCAGCCGAGCCGAAGACCCCCGGCTGGATGCAGGCCCTGGACAGCATGCCGCCCGCGAAGGCCCTGAAGACCGGATTCATGGTGACAGTGGTCAATCCTGAGGAACTTATCTTCGCCATCGCGGCCGGCGTCGTGATCGGCAGCGCGACGGTCCCGCCCGGCATGGTTGCCGCGGCAGTGCTCGTTTATACGGCGATCGCCACTGGCACCGTCGTGGTGCCGGTGGTGGCATATCTCCTGGGCGGCGCACAGGTACGCGATGTGCTGGAACCGGTCAGGACATGGCTGGTGCGCTATTACAACATCATCATCGCGGCGGTGCTGGCCATCATTGGCGCGGTCATGATCGGCAAAGGCCTCGCCGGCCTCTGA
- a CDS encoding VOC family protein, with product MITATMVVATIPVTDLERAKAFYADTLGLEFLWETPVGVRFRCGTASEISIFKRPPVTTEHTLAHFEVEDIEAVVRDLGGKGVEFLDYTEGPLVTTGHIAQLGPARGAWFRDPDGNTLGLRQG from the coding sequence ATGATTACTGCCACGATGGTTGTCGCAACGATTCCGGTCACCGACCTCGAGCGCGCGAAAGCATTCTACGCAGATACCCTCGGCCTGGAATTCCTGTGGGAGACCCCCGTCGGCGTCCGGTTCCGCTGCGGCACTGCCAGCGAGATCTCAATCTTCAAACGCCCGCCGGTCACAACGGAACACACGCTCGCCCACTTCGAAGTGGAGGATATCGAGGCCGTTGTCCGGGACCTGGGCGGAAAGGGCGTGGAATTCCTGGACTACACCGAAGGCCCGCTCGTCACCACCGGCCATATCGCGCAACTCGGCCCCGCGCGGGGCGCGTGGTTCCGCGACCCTGACGGCAACACCCTCGGACTGCGCCAGGGCTAG
- a CDS encoding FMN-binding negative transcriptional regulator produces MYTPAHFAASPDSVRDLLTRPAAANLITATAQGMLATLLPFVFDPDAGEQGALRGHLARNNPQWSEPALGESLVIIQGADAYISPSWYASKAEHGRVVPTWNYSIAHVYGTLVIHEDPVWLASHVRRLSEHNEAGEERPWSVDDAPERYIAGQLRAIVGVELLITRIEAKNKLSQNRPDADIDGVVAGLHARGDMDSAADVAAAREARDQARCPQSGGAPV; encoded by the coding sequence TTGTACACACCCGCACACTTCGCCGCCAGCCCTGACTCGGTCCGGGACCTGCTCACCCGCCCGGCCGCGGCCAACCTGATCACCGCCACCGCGCAGGGCATGCTGGCCACCCTGCTGCCGTTCGTCTTCGACCCCGACGCCGGCGAGCAGGGGGCGCTGCGCGGGCATCTGGCCCGCAACAACCCGCAGTGGTCGGAACCGGCGCTCGGCGAATCGCTTGTCATCATCCAGGGCGCTGACGCCTACATCTCGCCGTCGTGGTACGCCTCGAAGGCGGAGCACGGGCGCGTCGTTCCGACCTGGAACTACTCCATCGCCCACGTGTACGGCACACTCGTCATCCACGAAGATCCCGTCTGGCTCGCCAGCCACGTGCGGCGGCTCAGCGAACACAACGAGGCAGGCGAGGAGCGGCCCTGGAGCGTCGATGACGCTCCCGAGCGCTACATTGCGGGGCAGCTGCGCGCAATCGTCGGCGTCGAGCTCCTCATCACGCGCATCGAGGCCAAGAACAAGCTCAGCCAGAACCGGCCCGACGCCGACATCGACGGCGTGGTGGCCGGTCTGCACGCGCGGGGCGACATGGACAGCGCCGCCGACGTCGCGGCGGCCCGCGAGGCCCGCGATCAGGCGCGGTGCCCGCAGTCCGGCGGGGCACCCGTCTGA
- a CDS encoding DMT family transporter, whose translation MRHNSSATHVLRQPLSPRPAAGLWWGLLGVAAFSFTVPFTRVAVAGLSPLFIGSGRAVVAAVLAAAALAVTRQRLPRGTQWARVAVVAGGVVAGFPLLTSFALTSVPASHGAVVIALLPAATATMAVLRGHERPPTTFWAMTGVGAVAAIAFASVQSGGIGQLHLADALLFGAVVAAAIGYAEGGTLARELGAWQTVSWALVLAAPVMASMAALSVAGQPPSASPAQWAAFAYLGVVSMFLGFFAWYRGLAIGPMARVSQVQLVQPVLSICWAGLILGETLGWSTIIGGAAVVLLAGLAVRSRPSPRAPRRTSPQSAFLTPHSEGDDRLVHTRTLRRQP comes from the coding sequence ATGAGACACAATAGTAGCGCTACTCACGTTCTGCGCCAACCGTTATCGCCCCGGCCGGCGGCCGGACTGTGGTGGGGACTGCTGGGCGTCGCCGCCTTCTCCTTCACGGTTCCGTTCACGAGGGTGGCGGTCGCCGGCCTCTCCCCCTTGTTCATCGGTTCGGGCCGGGCCGTTGTCGCGGCCGTTCTCGCCGCGGCCGCCTTGGCCGTGACCCGCCAGCGGCTGCCCCGCGGCACCCAGTGGGCACGCGTCGCCGTCGTCGCCGGCGGGGTAGTTGCGGGATTCCCGCTGTTGACGTCCTTTGCCCTCACCTCGGTCCCCGCCAGCCACGGCGCCGTCGTCATCGCGCTACTCCCGGCCGCGACGGCAACCATGGCGGTGCTGCGCGGCCACGAACGCCCGCCCACTACGTTCTGGGCCATGACCGGCGTCGGCGCCGTTGCGGCAATCGCCTTTGCGTCGGTGCAGTCCGGCGGGATCGGTCAACTGCACCTGGCGGACGCCCTGCTCTTCGGCGCGGTTGTGGCCGCGGCGATCGGCTACGCCGAGGGCGGCACGCTGGCCCGCGAACTCGGCGCCTGGCAGACCGTCTCCTGGGCACTGGTCCTCGCCGCCCCCGTCATGGCGTCCATGGCCGCCCTCTCCGTCGCCGGGCAGCCGCCAAGCGCCAGTCCTGCGCAGTGGGCGGCCTTCGCGTACCTTGGGGTCGTGAGCATGTTCCTCGGCTTTTTCGCCTGGTACCGCGGCCTGGCTATCGGCCCCATGGCGCGGGTCAGCCAGGTCCAGCTGGTCCAACCGGTGCTGAGCATCTGCTGGGCCGGGCTCATCCTCGGCGAGACCCTGGGCTGGAGCACCATCATCGGCGGCGCCGCGGTGGTCCTCCTGGCGGGCCTGGCCGTCCGGTCCCGCCCGTCCCCCCGCGCCCCGCGCCGCACCAGTCCGCAGTCCGCATTCCTCACGCCGCATTCCGAAGGGGACGATCGTCTTGTACACACCCGCACACTTCGCCGCCAGCCCTGA
- a CDS encoding PLP-dependent aminotransferase family protein, whose translation MSNDSTSRIAAGLRDWMAGAAPGARLPSTRSLVAEYQASPVTVQKALRTLTAQGLIESRPGVGTFVRAVRAARPADYGWQTAALGTPRAPLRPVSTAMRSAPNDVIAFHSGYPDRELLPERLVRAALARTSRSEAALSRPPAAGLPELQSWFAQELLAATPAGVTPPTPSDVVVLPGSQSGLSSVFRALVGSGQPLLVESPTYWGALLAAAQAGVRVVPVPSGPGGPDPEELDRAFEETGARLFYAQPNYANPTGAQWSPRVGDAVLDVVRHHGAFLVEDDWAHDFGISTDAMPVAARDDSGHVVYLRSLTKSVSPGIRVAAVTARGPARDRILADRRAESMYVSGVLQAAALDVVTQPAWQTHLRGLRHQLQSRRDLLVGSLRDLAPRAHVEHVPAGGLNLWARLPDGTDVDRLVRDCEAAGVIIAAGSDWFPAEPAGPFIRLNYAGPNPAAFREGARIIGRVLDAS comes from the coding sequence ATGTCCAACGATAGCACTTCGAGAATTGCGGCAGGACTCCGCGACTGGATGGCGGGGGCGGCGCCCGGGGCCCGGCTCCCTTCGACCCGCTCCCTCGTGGCCGAGTATCAGGCCAGTCCCGTCACCGTGCAGAAGGCGCTCCGCACGCTCACCGCGCAGGGCCTGATCGAGAGCCGGCCCGGCGTGGGGACCTTCGTGCGGGCGGTCCGGGCGGCCCGCCCCGCCGACTACGGCTGGCAGACGGCCGCCCTGGGCACGCCGCGGGCGCCGCTGCGTCCCGTCTCCACCGCGATGCGCAGCGCGCCGAACGATGTGATCGCTTTCCACTCCGGGTACCCGGACCGCGAGCTGCTGCCCGAGCGGCTGGTGCGGGCAGCACTGGCCCGCACCAGCCGTTCGGAAGCGGCGTTGTCCCGTCCGCCCGCCGCGGGCCTGCCCGAGCTGCAGTCCTGGTTCGCCCAGGAACTCTTGGCCGCCACCCCGGCGGGCGTCACGCCGCCCACGCCGAGTGACGTCGTCGTGCTCCCCGGCAGCCAGAGCGGACTTAGTTCCGTGTTCCGGGCGCTCGTTGGCAGCGGACAACCGCTCCTGGTGGAATCGCCCACATACTGGGGAGCCCTCCTGGCCGCGGCCCAGGCCGGCGTCCGGGTTGTTCCCGTGCCCAGCGGCCCCGGAGGCCCCGACCCGGAGGAGCTGGACCGCGCCTTTGAGGAGACCGGGGCGCGGCTGTTCTATGCGCAGCCGAACTATGCCAATCCCACCGGCGCCCAGTGGTCGCCGCGGGTGGGCGACGCGGTGCTGGACGTGGTGCGCCACCATGGCGCGTTCCTGGTCGAAGATGACTGGGCGCATGACTTCGGGATTTCCACGGACGCCATGCCTGTTGCCGCCCGCGACGATTCCGGCCACGTGGTGTACCTGCGCTCGCTGACCAAGAGCGTGTCCCCGGGCATCCGGGTTGCCGCCGTCACCGCCCGCGGCCCGGCGCGCGACCGCATCCTGGCCGACCGGCGCGCCGAATCCATGTACGTCAGTGGCGTTCTCCAGGCGGCAGCGCTCGACGTCGTGACCCAGCCGGCGTGGCAGACCCACCTCCGCGGGCTGCGGCATCAGCTCCAGTCCCGCCGGGATCTGCTGGTCGGCAGCCTGCGGGACCTCGCCCCGCGGGCCCATGTTGAACATGTGCCCGCGGGCGGGCTGAACCTGTGGGCCAGGCTGCCGGACGGGACCGACGTCGACCGCCTGGTCCGTGACTGCGAGGCAGCCGGGGTGATCATTGCGGCCGGCTCCGACTGGTTTCCGGCCGAACCGGCCGGGCCCTTCATCCGGCTCAACTATGCCGGACCCAATCCGGCAGCCTTCCGCGAAGGTGCACGGATCATCGGCCGGGTGCTCGACGCCTCGTGA
- a CDS encoding flavin reductase family protein — MTVHTDLSPRRLRTILGHFATGLTVITAATKDGPAGFTCQSFSSLSLEPALVTFSPSRTSSTWPLLREAGRFTVNILPAEHEHLATRFARSGTDKFAGVSHAPSPLGNPVLDQALAWVDCELHQEYDGGDHTIVVASVRALHARDEAEPLLFFKGSYAGVRSRSGALESVA, encoded by the coding sequence ATGACGGTACACACCGACCTCAGCCCCCGCCGGCTCCGGACCATCCTGGGCCACTTCGCCACCGGCCTGACCGTGATCACGGCGGCTACCAAGGACGGCCCTGCCGGCTTCACATGCCAGTCCTTCTCCTCGCTGTCGCTGGAACCGGCACTGGTGACCTTCAGCCCCTCCCGGACCTCCAGCACCTGGCCGCTCCTGCGCGAGGCCGGGCGCTTCACCGTGAACATCCTGCCTGCCGAACATGAGCACCTGGCAACCCGGTTTGCCCGGTCGGGAACCGACAAATTCGCCGGCGTCAGCCACGCGCCGTCGCCCCTGGGCAACCCGGTGCTGGACCAGGCCCTGGCCTGGGTGGATTGCGAACTCCACCAGGAGTACGACGGCGGCGACCACACGATCGTGGTCGCCTCCGTCCGCGCCCTGCACGCCCGTGACGAGGCCGAGCCGCTGCTGTTCTTCAAGGGCAGCTACGCCGGGGTGCGGTCGCGGTCCGGCGCGCTGGAGAGCGTGGCATGA
- a CDS encoding YnfA family protein, with the protein MTIAKTILLFVLAAAAEIGGAWLVWQSVREGKGWWLAGLGVVALGIYGFAATLQPDAHFGRILAAYGGVFVAGSLAWGMIFDGFRPDRWDIAGSVICLFGVAVIMFAPRSAG; encoded by the coding sequence GTGACTATCGCTAAAACCATCCTGCTGTTCGTCCTGGCCGCGGCGGCTGAAATCGGCGGGGCGTGGCTCGTCTGGCAGTCCGTCCGTGAGGGCAAAGGCTGGTGGCTGGCCGGCCTGGGGGTCGTGGCGCTGGGCATCTACGGCTTCGCGGCCACGCTGCAGCCGGATGCGCATTTCGGCCGGATCCTCGCCGCGTACGGCGGCGTGTTCGTAGCCGGCTCGCTGGCATGGGGCATGATCTTCGACGGCTTCCGGCCGGACCGCTGGGACATCGCGGGCTCGGTCATCTGCCTGTTCGGAGTCGCCGTGATCATGTTCGCGCCCCGCAGCGCCGGATGA
- the ribA gene encoding GTP cyclohydrolase II RibA: MTVSLESVELAAAVAAAAVRSRVSVPLRFPDGFTADAEVLTFSGLADGKEHLLLAFGDWRRALGGQSARQHSPGEREPAGPAPLVRLHSECLTGDVFGSQRCDCGPQLREAVERIDAAGGFLLYLRQEGRGIGLYSKLDAYALQDTGLDTYEANLALGHGEDERDYTAAAQMLAAVGAGSVRLLTNNPDKAAQLTALGIDVAEQIATGVHLSPANRRYLAAKRDHTAHTLDLPPAAADAASSAVVPTHEEMLARVDGLVPGLRARAEETERLRRLPDATIAELQAAGVFHVLSPKSVGGFGMGLETYVEVVRRLARGCASTAWSAGHLIEHVWMLARWPEAAQSEVFASGPAPLAAATGAPAGTAERVPGGYAISGRWTFASGVMHSEWALLAAQYDGVRLQCLVPLADVELLDVWHTAGLRGTGSNDIRAERLFVPERRALDWERLGAEDNPGSLLHRDPLIHTPMGSLLNMVAPAAALGSAEYAVEIFREVVLARKVKHTVEERQADSPLAQARYAQAYGLVATARLHWQDAVRVVSSSHARRSSTLTDDERSRYRLSLALSGEASAEAVRLVLAGSGGSVHRLSHPLQRIQRDVNVLLNHAALTRDPILEQAGRGLLGLGFSVPSF, from the coding sequence ATGACCGTTTCGCTGGAGTCCGTCGAATTGGCGGCCGCCGTCGCCGCGGCTGCCGTGCGCAGCCGGGTTTCCGTGCCGCTGCGCTTCCCGGACGGCTTCACGGCCGACGCCGAGGTGCTGACGTTCAGCGGCCTCGCCGACGGCAAGGAGCACTTGCTGCTCGCCTTCGGTGACTGGAGGCGGGCGTTGGGCGGTCAATCTGCGCGGCAGCATTCACCGGGGGAGCGGGAGCCGGCCGGGCCGGCGCCCCTGGTCCGGCTGCACAGCGAGTGCCTGACGGGCGACGTCTTCGGCAGCCAGCGGTGCGACTGCGGGCCGCAGCTGCGGGAGGCGGTGGAGCGCATCGACGCCGCCGGCGGGTTCCTTCTCTACCTCCGCCAGGAGGGCCGCGGCATCGGCCTGTATTCCAAGTTGGACGCCTACGCCCTGCAGGACACCGGCCTGGACACCTACGAGGCCAACCTGGCCCTGGGGCACGGCGAGGACGAGCGGGACTACACGGCCGCCGCCCAGATGCTCGCCGCCGTCGGCGCCGGCTCGGTGCGGCTGCTCACCAACAACCCGGACAAGGCGGCCCAGTTGACCGCCCTCGGAATCGACGTCGCCGAGCAGATTGCCACGGGCGTCCATCTGTCCCCGGCCAACCGCCGCTACCTGGCCGCCAAGCGGGACCACACCGCCCACACCCTGGACCTCCCGCCAGCGGCGGCAGATGCTGCATCCTCGGCCGTCGTCCCGACCCATGAGGAGATGCTCGCCCGGGTTGACGGACTCGTCCCCGGCCTGCGTGCCCGGGCCGAGGAAACTGAGCGCCTCCGCCGCCTGCCGGATGCCACCATCGCTGAGTTGCAGGCCGCGGGGGTCTTCCACGTGCTCTCCCCGAAGTCCGTCGGCGGATTCGGTATGGGGCTTGAAACCTACGTCGAGGTGGTACGCCGGCTTGCCCGGGGATGTGCCTCCACGGCGTGGAGCGCCGGGCACCTGATCGAGCATGTGTGGATGCTCGCGCGCTGGCCCGAAGCGGCGCAGAGCGAGGTCTTCGCGAGCGGGCCGGCGCCGCTGGCGGCCGCGACCGGTGCCCCGGCAGGCACGGCCGAGCGCGTGCCGGGAGGGTATGCGATCTCGGGCCGGTGGACCTTCGCTTCCGGCGTCATGCATTCCGAATGGGCCCTGCTGGCCGCGCAGTACGACGGCGTGCGCCTGCAGTGCCTGGTCCCGCTGGCCGACGTCGAACTGCTCGACGTGTGGCACACGGCCGGCCTCCGGGGGACGGGAAGCAACGACATCCGGGCAGAGAGGCTCTTTGTCCCGGAGCGCCGGGCCCTGGACTGGGAGCGCCTGGGTGCGGAGGACAACCCCGGCAGCCTGCTTCATCGTGACCCGCTGATCCACACGCCCATGGGCTCGCTGCTGAATATGGTGGCCCCGGCCGCCGCCCTCGGCTCGGCCGAATACGCCGTCGAGATCTTCCGGGAAGTGGTGCTCGCCCGCAAGGTCAAGCACACGGTGGAGGAACGCCAGGCGGATTCGCCCCTTGCGCAGGCCCGCTACGCGCAGGCCTACGGGCTGGTTGCCACCGCCAGGCTGCACTGGCAGGACGCGGTCCGGGTGGTTTCGTCCTCCCATGCGCGCAGGAGTTCAACGCTGACAGACGACGAGCGCTCGCGGTACCGGCTCTCGCTCGCCCTGAGTGGCGAGGCGTCGGCCGAGGCCGTCCGCCTGGTCCTGGCCGGTTCCGGCGGGAGCGTCCACCGGCTCTCGCATCCGCTGCAGCGCATCCAGCGGGATGTCAACGTCCTGCTGAACCACGCGGCCCTGACCCGGGACCCCATCCTGGAGCAGGCGGGCCGCGGCCTGCTGGGCCTCGGATTCTCTGTGCCTTCATTCTGA
- a CDS encoding dioxygenase encodes MTQTADRPPVLFLSHSAPPLADDSTWTRELNAWSGTFGKPKDILMVSAHWENAPVTLSATRRDPGLVYDFWGFPQKYYEVAYDAPQAPELAAEVERLVNGHGHHVERDESRGLDHGAYVPLKEMYPEADVPVVQMSMPTLDPQGLFELGVSLGPLRDRGTLIVGSGFTTHNLRWFNPAGGPDVAPPAASSEFDHWAEEAMARGDVDSILDFLNKAPAAREAHPRSEHWAPLYVALGAAYGSGDIQARTAIDGFWFGLSKRSWTLT; translated from the coding sequence ATGACGCAGACAGCTGACCGCCCTCCGGTACTCTTCCTCAGCCACAGTGCCCCGCCGCTGGCAGACGATTCCACGTGGACCCGCGAACTTAATGCCTGGTCCGGTACCTTCGGGAAGCCGAAGGACATCCTCATGGTCTCCGCCCACTGGGAGAACGCCCCGGTCACGCTGAGCGCCACCCGGCGCGACCCAGGCCTGGTCTATGATTTCTGGGGCTTCCCGCAGAAGTACTACGAAGTGGCGTATGACGCCCCGCAGGCCCCTGAGCTGGCCGCCGAGGTGGAGCGGCTGGTCAACGGCCACGGCCATCACGTGGAACGCGACGAGAGCCGCGGCCTGGACCACGGCGCTTATGTTCCGCTGAAGGAAATGTATCCGGAAGCGGACGTTCCCGTGGTGCAGATGTCCATGCCGACGCTGGATCCGCAAGGATTGTTTGAACTTGGCGTGTCCCTCGGGCCCCTGCGCGACCGGGGAACGCTGATCGTGGGATCGGGTTTCACCACCCACAACCTGCGCTGGTTCAACCCCGCCGGCGGTCCGGACGTCGCGCCGCCCGCGGCCTCCAGCGAATTCGACCACTGGGCCGAAGAAGCGATGGCGCGCGGCGACGTCGACTCCATCCTGGACTTCCTGAACAAGGCGCCGGCCGCCCGCGAAGCCCACCCCCGGAGTGAACACTGGGCCCCGCTCTATGTTGCCCTCGGTGCCGCCTACGGCTCGGGCGACATTCAGGCCAGGACGGCGATCGACGGATTCTGGTTCGGACTCTCCAAGCGCTCCTGGACCCTCACGTAG
- a CDS encoding universal stress protein codes for MPSPGDSTAGDFTRGDFGPGDFAQAGAGAWSDGPLVLGVPWEFDGQLVRSAAGLAAIMEKHLICAFVDPASYLTEWEPPGSRDGTSLDPVPSIDAEFPARQMLTKLEDLLGQPGGAWSFRVLNGEVAQALVRLAESTDAAALIVGGQRPGRVARMGRLLEGSVSVSLTRLQARPVLIVPHTAS; via the coding sequence ATGCCGTCACCAGGCGATTCCACCGCGGGGGACTTCACCCGCGGTGATTTCGGGCCGGGCGATTTCGCGCAGGCCGGCGCCGGGGCGTGGTCGGACGGCCCGCTGGTGCTGGGCGTGCCGTGGGAATTCGACGGGCAGCTGGTGCGGTCGGCAGCCGGGCTGGCCGCCATCATGGAAAAGCATCTGATTTGCGCTTTCGTGGACCCGGCGAGCTACCTTACGGAATGGGAACCGCCCGGCTCCCGCGACGGCACCTCCCTGGATCCGGTGCCCAGCATCGACGCCGAATTCCCCGCCCGCCAGATGCTCACCAAACTTGAGGATCTCTTGGGTCAGCCCGGCGGGGCATGGTCCTTCCGGGTGTTGAACGGCGAGGTTGCCCAGGCCCTGGTCCGGCTTGCCGAGAGCACGGATGCCGCCGCCTTGATAGTCGGCGGACAGCGGCCGGGACGGGTGGCCCGGATGGGCCGGCTCCTGGAAGGGTCGGTCAGCGTCTCCTTGACCCGGCTGCAGGCCAGGCCCGTGCTGATCGTCCCGCACACGGCATCCTGA
- a CDS encoding SLC13 family permease — MRLAIIGAVLLAAGAVAVAVGALPWADLVALVDRVAPILLFVLAMTVVTELASEAGVFLWTARRLRHWGRGRSVVLWLLLAVFATLSTIFLSLDTTAVLLTPVVVSVTRQAGLPALPFALTTVWLANTASLLLPISNLTNLLAQHSLGGISPAGFAALMWAPSLAAVVVPLVFIGIVFRRDLRKRYARIPVRRIRPDQAGGAGSVPAATDRVLLGASALVLALLLPALVSGVPVWIPALAAAAVLTAVFARRRPQVLKISMIPWSLLLFASGLFLVMETIRQLGAPVVLSQLAGQGQGTADLLRLAATGAAGSNLLNNLPAYLLAEPLADSPQRMAALLIGVNAGPLITPWASLATLLWHERLVRMRVLITWKGYAVFGLIVAPLTVLAAVLALAAARP; from the coding sequence ATGCGTCTGGCGATCATTGGTGCGGTGTTGCTGGCGGCCGGTGCCGTGGCGGTGGCCGTGGGGGCGTTGCCCTGGGCCGATCTTGTGGCGCTCGTTGACCGGGTGGCTCCGATCCTGCTGTTCGTCCTCGCCATGACCGTCGTGACCGAGTTGGCCAGCGAGGCCGGCGTCTTCCTCTGGACGGCCCGCCGGCTCCGGCACTGGGGCCGCGGACGCAGCGTGGTGTTGTGGCTGCTCCTGGCGGTCTTCGCGACGCTGAGCACCATCTTCCTGTCCCTGGATACGACGGCGGTGCTGCTGACACCGGTGGTGGTCAGTGTCACCCGGCAGGCGGGACTGCCGGCGCTGCCGTTCGCGCTGACCACAGTGTGGCTTGCCAACACGGCCAGCCTGCTGCTGCCCATCTCCAACCTGACCAACCTCCTGGCCCAGCACAGCCTGGGCGGCATCAGCCCGGCCGGCTTCGCGGCCCTGATGTGGGCTCCGTCCCTGGCGGCCGTCGTGGTCCCGCTGGTGTTCATCGGCATCGTGTTCCGCCGGGACCTCCGCAAGCGCTACGCGCGGATCCCGGTCCGGCGGATCCGGCCGGATCAGGCCGGCGGCGCAGGTTCCGTTCCCGCGGCGACCGACCGGGTGCTGCTTGGCGCCAGCGCACTTGTCCTGGCGCTGCTCCTGCCGGCGCTCGTGTCCGGCGTTCCGGTCTGGATCCCGGCCCTGGCGGCCGCCGCCGTGCTGACGGCGGTGTTCGCCCGCCGGCGGCCGCAAGTGCTGAAGATCTCCATGATCCCGTGGTCGCTGCTGCTGTTCGCCTCAGGCCTCTTCCTGGTGATGGAAACGATCCGGCAGCTGGGTGCACCGGTGGTGCTCAGCCAGCTGGCCGGGCAGGGCCAGGGCACCGCGGACCTGCTGCGCCTCGCCGCGACGGGCGCCGCCGGGTCCAACCTGCTGAACAACCTGCCGGCCTACCTGCTGGCCGAGCCGCTGGCCGACTCGCCGCAGCGCATGGCGGCGTTGCTGATCGGCGTCAATGCCGGCCCGCTCATCACCCCATGGGCCTCGCTGGCCACCTTGCTCTGGCACGAGCGGCTCGTGCGGATGAGGGTCCTCATCACGTGGAAGGGCTACGCGGTCTTCGGCCTGATCGTCGCACCCCTGACGGTTCTGGCCGCCGTGTTGGCCCTGGCGGCAGCCCGGCCCTGA